The DNA segment GCACATTCTCATCTTCTATTTTTGAACGATGAACACCAAGTGCAGAAATATAACTGAGTAAAGTATGATTTAAACAAAGCAACTGGAATGCTACTTCTTGGGATGCTTGATAGCTTTTTGGCTCTGATGACATATTTGAGATCAGTGAAGCTAATTCACCATCACTGCTATGAGCATTTCGACGAGCAATTCGATAACTCAAGCTATTATCTTTCCCTTGGTAATATTGAATAAGGATGGCATCAAGATAATAACAGTTATTCGTCATTGTTTTTTGAATAACAACAGGCAGTTGACGGAATTTCCAATCAGGCCAAATAAAACTAACTGCAAACCATGCTATGGCACAGCCAATTAAGGTATCAATAATACGAGGAAGAGCAACATCATAACCTTCACCAAGCAGATTGAAGCTTAATAAAACCAATAAAGTAATAAATAGTGTGGCATGTGCATATTGTATGGTTCTAAATGCGAAAAAGAGCGTACCTGTTATCACAATTAAAACGAGTTGCCCTTCAATTGAAGGCACAAAATATAAAATAGGGAAGCCAATTAAAATACCAATAATAGTACCACTTACACGCAGTGTAAGACGTCGGCGAGTCGCATTGTAGTTAGGTTGGCAAACAAATAGGCTGGTCAATAATATCCAATAGCCTCTATCCAATTGGAAAAATTGAATAATGGCATAGCCAATACATAAAACCAGTGACATCCTAACGGCATGCCTAAAAAGCGCCGATTTAGGCGTAAGGTGCTCTCTTATTCTTAGTGCAATATCGCGCCATCCTGTTAAACCATCATCAGAAAGTTGCGTTTCTTCCTTTTGGTCATGGGATATTTGATATTGCTCTGTACTAATACTTCGTAAAAGCGCATCAATGCCTTGAAGGTTTTGCAATAAATTATTTAAAGGCGTTATTAGTTGTGGTTCTGAAGTCGTATTTTTTAAATGATTTAATGCATTCTCTAAATAATTTATAGCGCGCTCTAATGAAGGGTTATGCTGATATTTTTTATGCCAAAGAATAGATTGTGCAACTTGTTCACACGCTCGTGCTTGCATAGAAAGTAAACGTTGAAAACGAAATAACACATCGCTATGTCGTAATTCATTACTTAATAGTTGATATTGAACATGTGACGAACTTGCTCTTTCATGAATATCCTGAGCA comes from the Proteus appendicitidis genome and includes:
- the yccS gene encoding YccS family putative transporter; translated protein: MFTLLNGARRFIYNSHFLYYIRIIIALTGTTLFPWVLGQEPKYTIPLTLGVVAAALTDLDDRLVGRLKNLVITLCCFLLASASIGLLYPYPILFFCGLAISTWGFILLGALGQRYATIAFGALLIAIYTMLGMPIFPEWYEQPVLLLLGAIWYNSLTLVGHLLFPIRPVQDNLTRCYQQLATYLEAKATLFDPDIEDDYQHSLYNLAMANSQLIDSMNQTKVTLLSRLKGDRGQRSSRFTLHYYFVAQDIHERASSSHVQYQLLSNELRHSDVLFRFQRLLSMQARACEQVAQSILWHKKYQHNPSLERAINYLENALNHLKNTTSEPQLITPLNNLLQNLQGIDALLRSISTEQYQISHDQKEETQLSDDGLTGWRDIALRIREHLTPKSALFRHAVRMSLVLCIGYAIIQFFQLDRGYWILLTSLFVCQPNYNATRRRLTLRVSGTIIGILIGFPILYFVPSIEGQLVLIVITGTLFFAFRTIQYAHATLFITLLVLLSFNLLGEGYDVALPRIIDTLIGCAIAWFAVSFIWPDWKFRQLPVVIQKTMTNNCYYLDAILIQYYQGKDNSLSYRIARRNAHSSDGELASLISNMSSEPKSYQASQEVAFQLLCLNHTLLSYISALGVHRSKIEDENVLTLLNDTVCYIDSALRRKTPQDEGFKQSHVELIERINLLPNADNPRIQLVLTQIRLLLDLLPQIISCIQIIEQSESNSLPQPQV